GTGAGTCCAACACCATAAaccaaacattttcaaagtaaCAGCTTTCtgtacagtgtttttaaaaagtgaggaGGGAATGTGAGGACACGAGAAAGGTGCTTTGTGAACATAGCTGTGTGAGAGCCATTGCTGTTTGGCATTCAAATGAACACATGCACTGTTCTGTACAAACAAAGGGTTAGTTCACATTAGTTCACAAAGGGTAagttgtcataatttactcacccttaggctgaacacaaagaaaggtatttggaagaatgtttgtaaccaaacagttccagGGCACTATTGACAATAGTAAGGGAAAAAAtgattgatgacagaatttttatttttgggtgaaccatcccttcaATTATTAAAACTTGACATAGCAATGTGCAAAAGCCAGTCAAATGAATAACAAACACCATGTTTAGAAcacctttaaatcattttagtaTCTTCATTATAGCTattaacccttgtgtggtgttcaGGTCTGTTCAAAGATATTTTACAACTATGATATGAATAATTGCTTTTTCAACCTCagacttttgtatttatttaagatAAACACGTTTTCCTTTCATACGTATCCCATATGTTTCTTTTAGGTACACCTGatttaacaaagattaatgACAATTGTTTGCTGTCTCTGTTGCTTTTAATTGGGATAAAGTAAACATACGTAAGTGTTTTTATATACAATGTGTGGCTGTATTGATTTAAGAGCCGAATAATGGTAATAACATTCGCATAGTAACAAAAACGTGAACACCATACTAGGGTTAAAAATGTGTAGACAGTAACACCAAAGTGTATAAAACCATATGATGATAACTTAATATGTCACTTTTGACCCCTAGTCACCCCCTCTTTGGCCGAACAGTTCCACTATCGAGTGGATCAGGCTTTGTAATGTCAGAGACAGGCCTGATTGTGACCAATGCCCATGTGGTGTCCAGCACCACGCCCGTGTCGGGTCACCAGAGACTCAAAGTACAGATGCGTGATGGAGACGTGTATGAGGCCACTATCAAAGACATCGATAAGAAGTCTGACATCGCCACTATCAAAATCAACCCAGAGGTAACACAGCTATCGCTTTATATTAAACCTGTTGTTAACTACTGTGAAACCTATAAAAAAGATCCAATTAAACTATATAATCGACTACCTGTTTCCACCAGAAAATGTTGCAGGTTTTATTACTAGGTCACTCTGCAGACCTGCGGCCGGGGGAGTTTGTGGTGGCCATCGGCAGCCCTTTTTCGCTGCAGAACACAGTGACGACAGGAATTGTCAGCACAGCACAGAGAGATGGGAAAGAACTGGGTCTCCGGGACTCAGACATGGATTACATCCAGACAGATGCTATCATCAATGTAAGACACAGAGGACCACAACAACAGATGTTACCAATCTTTCTCAATTTCTATTCTCAACACATTTGGCACAAATCTAAAATCATATATGGCatgaaaataatataaactataaAACAATTTTTACAACAATTAACATGAATTGGATTTCTTTCCTTTTCAGTATGGGAACTCAGGTGGACCGCTTGTCAATTTGGTAATTATCCCTCTCTGACGTCAGACTGAATACTGAAACAGATCAAGTCTGTATTTAACAGTTCCTTTAAATTGATCTTTTACAAGGATGGAGAGGTAATTGGTATTAACACCCTGAAGGTGGCTGCAGGAATCTCCTTTGCCATTCCTTCAGACAGAATCACTCGCTTTTTAAATGATTCTCAGGGAAAGCAAAACAAAGGTACATGGACAGACTCGCTGACACTAAACGTGTGCTTTATTCTTGTCGGATTAAATGTCTTAAACCACGTGGCATGTGTTTCAGAGGTGAGATCAGTGAAGAAACGTTTCGTTGGAATTCGAATGCTCACCGTCACTGAAGCGTGAGTGTCCTTCACGGTTGAACACACAATAGACATGCATCACTGCCATTacgcgtgtgtatgtgtatgtgaatGAGTCCTGTCTCGTGTCTCCTCCAGCCTCGTGGAAGAGCTGAAGCAGCAGAATCCAGATTTCCCTGAAGTCAGCAGTGGGATCTATGTTCATGAAGTGGTTCCTCACTCCCCTGCTCAGAAGTAAGCATCCGCCAAACCAGATGCTTTGTAGGCTTTCATTACAGCTGGAACTCTTATCAAAGCAGTTTATCTCAGCCTGTGTCCGGTTTACACTGAAGACACTGAAATCAAAGCgaaatgacagagacatttatattttaactgATTATTTTGTTTGTCTGAATGGATTTCAGAGGGGGCATCAGAGACGGTGACATCATCGTTAAGTTGAACGGAGAGCCGCTGATGAGCACCAGTGACTTGAAAGAAGCGCTCAACAGAGACACGACCCTGCTGCTGGAGGTGCGCCGTGGCAACGACGACCTGCTCTTCAACATCGAGCCTGATGTCATCATGCAGTGATGTCATCATCTGCGAATGTAAACCATCAAGGACCACATTGGTTTAATCATGTGCATTCAAGGCCAAAGGGAAGTCGGTGCATCATAAACACCAAAGATCTCTTGAACAAGCAGAGAGAAAGCTAACAATCAGGTCAAATCTCTGCAAAAGAGTTTATATGAAAAGCACTTCATCTAGTGCTGTCTCTTGAAGCAGGTTTAAAGAGAAGACTGATTTATGGAAACTTCCAGTACTGTATTTTGTAGAGAAGACAAAGCTGGTGATATTTGTGCAGTTTTGCATTTGTGAGAGAACCGGTCAACCCACAATGAAATGTCAGGAGGAATTTCATCCAAATAAATTTCTTGAATATTATGAAACCTAAATACAAATGAATGAGGATTTAAAATATGAAGACTTGTTTCTCTTCCTCAAACTATCAATGCTCAATCTGTGTTGTGACACCAGTGGCATGAATAAATCGCTGTGCGGGGATTTCTTCTTTTTTAGTATCAAGTTTTATATCGtttgatattttttatgttttcgtATAAGCCGATATCAAAATGAGAGATCATCTTCTGTTCACATTTTTATCaatctgtacatttttttattagatgtttttgtttaatccattaCACAATGATTA
This region of Triplophysa rosa linkage group LG1, Trosa_1v2, whole genome shotgun sequence genomic DNA includes:
- the htra3b gene encoding serine protease HTRA3 isoform X1, which translates into the protein MQLVFYVSVLFCLNYVVADTKAKCPERCDVSMCPSPSCPSGYVPDRCNCCLVCAQGEGEPCGRKDDLPCGDGLECKHPSGKRLSKGVCQCRYRSKVCGSDGNTYGNICQLKAASRKALQQGLPGVSNLHKGPCKTDQGPTHPSSPRYKFNFIADVVEKIAPAVVHIELFLIHPLFGRTVPLSSGSGFVMSETGLIVTNAHVVSSTTPVSGHQRLKVQMRDGDVYEATIKDIDKKSDIATIKINPEKMLQVLLLGHSADLRPGEFVVAIGSPFSLQNTVTTGIVSTAQRDGKELGLRDSDMDYIQTDAIINYGNSGGPLVNLDGEVIGINTLKVAAGISFAIPSDRITRFLNDSQGKQNKGTWTDSLTLNVCFILVGLNVLNHVACVSEVRSVKKRFVGIRMLTVTEALVEELKQQNPDFPEVSSGIYVHEVVPHSPAQKGGIRDGDIIVKLNGEPLMSTSDLKEALNRDTTLLLEVRRGNDDLLFNIEPDVIMQ
- the htra3b gene encoding serine protease HTRA3 isoform X2; its protein translation is MQLVFYVSVLFCLNYVVADTKAKCPERCDVSMCPSPSCPSGYVPDRCNCCLVCAQGEGEPCGRKDDLPCGDGLECKHPSGKRLSKGVCQCRYRSKVCGSDGNTYGNICQLKAASRKALQQGLPGVSNLHKGPCKTDQGPTHPSSPRYKFNFIADVVEKIAPAVVHIELFLIHPLFGRTVPLSSGSGFVMSETGLIVTNAHVVSSTTPVSGHQRLKVQMRDGDVYEATIKDIDKKSDIATIKINPEKMLQVLLLGHSADLRPGEFVVAIGSPFSLQNTVTTGIVSTAQRDGKELGLRDSDMDYIQTDAIINYGNSGGPLVNLDGEVIGINTLKVAAGISFAIPSDRITRFLNDSQGKQNKEVRSVKKRFVGIRMLTVTEALVEELKQQNPDFPEVSSGIYVHEVVPHSPAQKGGIRDGDIIVKLNGEPLMSTSDLKEALNRDTTLLLEVRRGNDDLLFNIEPDVIMQ